The following are from one region of the Gammaproteobacteria bacterium genome:
- a CDS encoding MFS transporter: MTTREAISGPNKRMLWSCFIGTTMEWYDFLLYGFLAPLVFDRLFFPSLDPMIGTIAVLGVFAVGFAARPVGGLFFGHFGDRIGRKPIMVTTLVLMGTATTLIGLTPTYAQIGIAAPIILVSLRFIQGFALGGESGAGPLLAMESAPGHRRGLFAAFVQSGGAAGTVLGALAAFAVGALPDEQLVSWGWRLPFLASAVIFAVGLYVRLKVAESPIFQAAIERDKAERVPLLAVLRRRKIPALQVLFCAMAESSTFYFTAVFGLSYGLQTLGLPNGLLLGGVVLGNAIGIVTNPLFGGLSDRIGRRPLLGAAYSLAALYVLLVFFPMLGTASAPIIVLAMAIPGAILQPMSLSVTGSFYAELFDDPRLRLSGVSLGRQFGTILGGGLMPVISASLLAMSGGELGWVIAYFVLICVAAVGAVVTARETSARFAAPVEALEARPMEGPVV, encoded by the coding sequence ATGACGACGCGCGAAGCGATCAGCGGGCCGAACAAGCGGATGCTCTGGTCGTGCTTTATCGGCACGACGATGGAGTGGTACGACTTTCTCCTCTACGGCTTCCTCGCGCCGCTCGTCTTCGACCGCCTGTTCTTCCCGAGCCTCGATCCGATGATCGGCACGATCGCCGTGCTCGGCGTGTTTGCCGTCGGCTTCGCCGCGCGGCCGGTCGGCGGGCTGTTTTTCGGGCACTTCGGCGACCGCATCGGGCGCAAGCCGATCATGGTCACGACCCTCGTGCTGATGGGCACCGCCACCACGCTGATCGGCCTCACGCCGACTTACGCGCAGATCGGCATTGCCGCGCCGATCATCCTCGTGAGCCTGCGGTTCATTCAGGGCTTCGCGCTCGGCGGCGAGTCCGGCGCGGGTCCGTTGCTCGCGATGGAAAGCGCCCCGGGCCATCGGCGCGGCCTCTTCGCCGCGTTCGTGCAAAGCGGCGGGGCCGCGGGCACCGTTCTCGGCGCGCTCGCGGCGTTCGCGGTCGGCGCGCTGCCGGACGAGCAGCTCGTGTCGTGGGGCTGGCGCTTGCCGTTCCTCGCGAGCGCCGTGATCTTCGCCGTCGGCCTCTATGTGCGATTGAAGGTCGCCGAGTCGCCGATCTTCCAGGCCGCGATCGAGCGCGACAAGGCGGAGCGCGTTCCGCTCCTCGCGGTGCTCCGGCGCCGCAAGATTCCGGCGTTGCAGGTGCTGTTCTGCGCGATGGCGGAGTCCTCCACCTTCTACTTCACGGCCGTGTTCGGGCTCTCGTACGGGCTCCAGACCCTCGGCCTCCCGAACGGCCTGCTCCTCGGCGGCGTCGTGCTCGGCAATGCGATCGGCATCGTCACGAACCCGCTCTTCGGCGGCCTCTCGGATCGGATCGGCCGCCGGCCGCTGCTCGGCGCCGCCTATTCGCTCGCGGCCCTCTACGTGCTCCTCGTGTTCTTCCCGATGCTCGGGACCGCCAGCGCGCCGATCATCGTGCTCGCGATGGCCATTCCCGGCGCGATCCTGCAGCCGATGTCCTTGTCCGTCACCGGAAGCTTCTACGCGGAGCTGTTCGACGATCCGCGGCTGCGGCTGTCCGGCGTCTCGCTCGGCCGCCAGTTCGGCACGATTCTCGGGGGCGGGCTCATGCCGGTGATCTCCGCGTCGCTCCTCGCGATGTCCGGAGGCGAGCTCGGCTGGGTCATCGCTTACTTCGTGCTGATCTGCGTCGCGGCCGTGGGCGCGGTGGTCACCGCTCGAGAGACGTCGGCGCGGTTCGCCGCGCCGGTCGAGGCGTTAGAGGCACGCCCGATGGAGGGCCCGGTCGTTTGA
- the mdlC gene encoding benzoylformate decarboxylase, translating into MANARTKTSGAPGAPAVEAPAAAGRVTVREAVIELLRTLGMTTIFGNPGSTELPMFRGFPSDFRYVLGLQEAVVVGMADGYAQAVRNAALVNLHSAAGVGHAMANVFTAYKNRTPLVITAGQQARSILPYEPFLFAAEATELPKPYVKWSNEPARAEDVPAAIARAYHVAMQPPRGPTFVSIPVDDWDRVAEPAAPHRVSQALRADPAAIDEAGAALDRASRPVFVVGAAVDRDGAWSEMVALAERHRALVWVSPMSSRCSFPETHPLFAGFLPASREKLVQCLDGHDLVLVVGAPAFTYHVEGFGPHVPPGAALFQLTDDPDMAAWTPVGTSIVCSIRLGLADLLARPAPPPRPAPHGRGAPPRVDAQGALTVPYLMQTLAAVRPADAIIVEESPSSRVTMQAYLPIDRPESFYTCASGGLGHSLPAAVGIAMARGHERRVIGLFGDGSAMYAIQALWSAAQMKLPMTIVIVNNEGYAALDQFAGHFGIERAVGTRLPSLDFVGLARAQGCEGVRVERAEDLERVLRDALRSSGPIVVDVRVVAAPLELHI; encoded by the coding sequence ATGGCGAACGCGCGAACGAAAACATCCGGGGCGCCCGGCGCGCCGGCGGTCGAGGCCCCCGCGGCCGCGGGGCGGGTCACCGTTCGCGAGGCCGTGATCGAGCTGCTTCGCACGCTCGGCATGACGACGATCTTCGGCAACCCGGGCTCCACGGAGCTCCCGATGTTCCGCGGCTTTCCGAGCGATTTCCGCTACGTATTGGGCTTGCAGGAGGCCGTCGTCGTCGGCATGGCGGACGGCTATGCGCAGGCCGTGCGCAACGCGGCACTCGTGAATCTCCATTCGGCGGCCGGCGTCGGGCACGCGATGGCGAACGTCTTCACCGCCTACAAGAACCGCACGCCGCTCGTGATCACGGCCGGGCAGCAGGCGCGCTCGATCCTGCCGTACGAGCCGTTCCTGTTCGCCGCGGAGGCCACGGAGCTGCCGAAGCCGTACGTGAAGTGGAGCAACGAGCCGGCCCGGGCCGAGGACGTGCCTGCCGCGATCGCCCGCGCCTACCACGTCGCGATGCAGCCGCCGCGGGGGCCGACGTTCGTGTCGATCCCGGTCGACGACTGGGATCGCGTCGCGGAGCCCGCCGCGCCGCACCGCGTCTCGCAGGCGCTGCGCGCCGACCCTGCTGCGATCGACGAGGCCGGCGCGGCGCTCGATCGGGCCTCGCGACCGGTGTTCGTGGTCGGGGCGGCCGTCGATCGCGACGGCGCGTGGTCCGAGATGGTCGCGCTCGCGGAGCGCCATCGGGCGCTCGTCTGGGTGAGCCCGATGTCGTCGCGATGCAGCTTCCCCGAGACGCATCCGCTCTTCGCCGGCTTCCTGCCCGCGAGCCGCGAGAAGCTCGTGCAATGCCTCGACGGCCACGACCTCGTGCTCGTGGTCGGCGCGCCGGCGTTCACGTATCACGTCGAGGGCTTCGGGCCGCACGTGCCGCCGGGCGCGGCGCTCTTTCAGCTGACCGACGACCCGGACATGGCCGCGTGGACGCCGGTCGGCACGTCGATCGTCTGCAGCATCCGGCTGGGCCTCGCGGATCTTCTCGCGCGCCCCGCTCCGCCGCCGCGGCCGGCTCCCCATGGGCGGGGCGCACCGCCGCGCGTCGACGCGCAAGGCGCCCTCACCGTTCCTTATCTGATGCAGACGCTCGCCGCCGTGCGGCCGGCGGACGCGATCATCGTCGAGGAATCCCCGTCGAGCCGCGTGACGATGCAAGCCTATCTGCCGATCGATCGGCCGGAGAGCTTCTATACCTGCGCGAGCGGCGGGCTCGGGCACAGCCTGCCCGCCGCCGTCGGGATCGCGATGGCGCGCGGACACGAGCGGCGCGTGATCGGGCTTTTCGGCGACGGCTCGGCGATGTACGCGATCCAGGCGCTGTGGTCCGCGGCGCAAATGAAGCTGCCGATGACGATCGTCATCGTGAACAACGAAGGCTACGCGGCGCTCGACCAATTCGCCGGGCACTTCGGCATCGAGCGTGCGGTCGGCACGCGGCTGCCGTCGCTCGACTTCGTCGGCCTCGCGAGAGCGCAGGGCTGCGAAGGCGTGCGCGTCGAGCGCGCGGAGGATCTCGAGCGCGTGCTGCGCGACGCGCTCCGCTCGAGCGGCCCGATCGTCGTCGACGTCCGCGTCGTCGCGGCGCCGCTCGAGCTGCATATTTGA
- a CDS encoding YciI family protein, with product MKYLCLVYEEEETLNTLSRAEWDALRRETMDYVKALRDRGQLLVAEPLQSVRTAVTVRVRGGKLSMTDGPFAETKEQLGGFFLIDAKDLNEALQIASQWPSARLGSIEVRPVEAQLRDEGRYAPLARRA from the coding sequence ATGAAGTACCTGTGCCTCGTCTACGAGGAGGAAGAGACCCTGAACACGCTGTCGCGGGCCGAGTGGGATGCGCTGCGGCGCGAGACGATGGACTACGTGAAGGCGCTCCGCGACCGCGGACAGCTGCTCGTGGCCGAGCCGCTGCAAAGCGTCCGAACGGCCGTCACCGTGCGGGTGCGCGGCGGAAAGCTGTCGATGACCGACGGGCCGTTCGCGGAGACGAAGGAGCAGCTCGGCGGATTCTTTCTGATCGACGCGAAGGACCTGAACGAGGCGCTCCAGATCGCATCGCAATGGCCTTCGGCGCGCTTGGGCAGCATCGAGGTGCGGCCGGTGGAGGCGCAGCTTCGCGACGAAGGCCGCTACGCGCCGCTCGCACGCCGGGCCTGA
- a CDS encoding DUF6524 family protein, whose translation MAVRYFTWSSFFVRLLMTAVLVLLTYNPTEFSYIHWLMRAFENDTLGAPHAFAGVVVAIGWVILLRATFRSLGGVGLFLGAAFFGTLVWFLISVDILNLQDPRRIAWVALACLAGLLAVGLSWSHIRRRLSGQVDVDDVDVA comes from the coding sequence ATGGCCGTTCGATACTTCACGTGGTCGAGTTTCTTCGTGCGGTTGCTGATGACCGCCGTGCTCGTGCTGCTCACCTACAACCCGACAGAGTTCTCGTACATTCACTGGCTCATGCGCGCTTTCGAGAACGACACGCTCGGCGCGCCGCATGCTTTCGCCGGCGTCGTGGTCGCGATCGGCTGGGTGATTCTGCTGCGCGCCACGTTTCGTTCGCTCGGCGGCGTCGGGCTCTTCCTCGGCGCGGCGTTCTTCGGCACCCTCGTTTGGTTCCTGATCAGCGTCGACATCCTGAACCTGCAGGATCCGAGAAGGATCGCCTGGGTCGCGCTCGCGTGCCTCGCGGGGCTCCTGGCCGTCGGGCTTTCGTGGTCGCACATCCGTCGCCGTTTGAGCGGGCAGGTGGACGTCGACGACGTGGACGTCGCTTGA
- a CDS encoding SDR family oxidoreductase — protein sequence MLKDKVAVVTGAGSGIGRAVARKLAAAGARVVVSDIDEEGGHDTVAAIGAGGAEAVFFKADTSRPEDNDALVAEAVKRFGGLHVAVNNAGIGGPMAPVGEYPIEGWDKVIAVNLSGVFYGMRYQIPVMKRGGGSIVNMASILGQVGFRNSAAYVAAKHGVVGLTRNAAIEYARDNVRVNAVGPGFIKTPLIENLDADTLKALEGLHPIGRLGEADEVAELVLWLCSDKASFVTGSYYAVDGGYLAQ from the coding sequence ATGCTGAAAGACAAAGTCGCCGTCGTCACGGGCGCCGGAAGCGGCATCGGCCGGGCCGTCGCCCGGAAGCTCGCGGCCGCGGGCGCCCGCGTCGTCGTCTCCGACATCGACGAGGAAGGCGGACACGACACCGTCGCCGCGATCGGCGCGGGCGGCGCCGAAGCCGTGTTTTTCAAAGCGGATACGTCCAGGCCCGAGGACAACGACGCGCTCGTGGCCGAGGCGGTGAAGCGATTCGGCGGGCTCCACGTCGCGGTCAACAATGCGGGAATCGGCGGGCCGATGGCGCCGGTCGGCGAATATCCGATCGAAGGCTGGGACAAGGTGATCGCCGTGAACCTTTCCGGCGTGTTCTACGGGATGCGCTATCAGATTCCCGTGATGAAGCGCGGGGGCGGCTCCATCGTCAACATGGCGTCGATCCTCGGCCAAGTCGGATTTCGCAACTCCGCCGCCTACGTGGCCGCCAAGCACGGCGTCGTGGGCCTGACCCGCAACGCGGCGATCGAGTACGCCCGCGACAACGTGCGCGTGAACGCCGTGGGTCCGGGCTTCATCAAGACGCCGCTGATCGAGAACCTCGACGCCGACACGCTGAAGGCGCTGGAAGGCCTGCACCCGATCGGCCGGCTCGGCGAGGCCGACGAGGTGGCGGAGCTCGTGCTGTGGCTCTGCTCCGACAAGGCGTCGTTCGTCACCGGGTCGTACTACGCCGTCGACGGCGGCTACCTCGCGCAGTAG
- the hrpB gene encoding ATP-dependent helicase HrpB, which translates to MADRPSPELPIHEALPALRAALAAHTAVVLHAPPGAGKSTVVPPALLDEPWARGKRIVMLEPRRLAARAIARRIARSLGEDVGGLVGYRMRLDTRVSRATRIEVVTEGVLTRMLQADPALEGVALVIFDEFHERALQADLGLALTLDARDALAPELRLLVMSATLDVEPVAALLGDARVVTAEGRRFPVETRFVGRGLPPMPPETVTERIVRRALRETDGDVLVFLPGAREIRNVQRLLESSEPRSAGTAGHGASASDSSGTPFRVHVLPLFGDLDPSAQDAALEPSPPGTRKIVLATNIAETSLTIEGVRVVVDSGLVRRTLFDPSTGMSRLETQRISRASAEQRQGRAGRTAPGVCYRAWSETAHRSLAPATPPEILAADLAPLALELASWGVTDARALRWLDPPPEAMLASARDLLRRLGALDRAGRVTAHGRAMAAAGVHPRLAHMLLEAEALGAVPLAARLAALLSDRDLLRGAEAAQDADVRTRLALLESRSRQGPIERALRFARELERRFAGEPQRRLRRERERGRRAGPTAGGVDDALAGVLLAFAYPDRIGRRRAGPGARYTLANGRGAALAEGQPLAREEYLVAVDLDDRDRDARILLAAPIAKADLETHFAADLEHGESVEWSRREQAVIARRTVRLGAVVIDEKPLPDVPAEAARAAMLAGLCALGLDALPWTREARDLQARVEFARALGLDETGSWPPMDDASLAQSLDDWLGPWLDGVTRREHLARLPLVDALAARLGWERMRRLDELAPSRLQVPSGARIRIDYRDENAPVVAVRLQEVFGLEESPRIGEGRVPITFKLLSPAQRPVQITRDLASFWSGAYAEVRKDLRGRYPKHHWPEDPRSRT; encoded by the coding sequence GTGGCCGATCGTCCTTCACCCGAGCTGCCGATCCACGAAGCGCTTCCCGCGCTGCGCGCCGCGCTCGCCGCGCACACGGCCGTCGTGCTTCACGCGCCGCCCGGCGCGGGCAAGAGCACGGTCGTCCCGCCGGCGCTGCTCGACGAGCCCTGGGCACGCGGCAAGCGGATCGTGATGCTCGAGCCGCGCCGGCTCGCGGCCCGGGCGATCGCGCGCCGGATCGCGCGCTCCCTCGGCGAGGACGTCGGCGGGCTCGTCGGTTATCGGATGCGGCTCGACACGCGCGTCTCGCGCGCGACCCGGATCGAGGTCGTGACCGAAGGCGTGCTCACGCGGATGCTCCAAGCGGACCCCGCGCTCGAGGGCGTCGCGCTCGTCATCTTCGACGAGTTCCACGAGCGCGCATTGCAGGCGGACTTGGGGCTCGCGCTGACGCTCGACGCGCGCGACGCGCTCGCGCCCGAGCTGCGCCTCCTCGTGATGTCCGCGACGCTCGACGTCGAGCCGGTCGCCGCGCTGCTCGGCGACGCGCGAGTGGTCACTGCGGAAGGGCGAAGGTTTCCGGTCGAGACGCGCTTCGTCGGACGAGGGCTCCCGCCGATGCCCCCCGAGACCGTCACCGAGCGCATCGTGCGACGTGCGCTGCGGGAGACCGACGGCGACGTCCTCGTGTTCCTCCCGGGCGCACGGGAGATTCGCAACGTGCAACGCCTCCTCGAATCGAGCGAGCCGCGGAGCGCGGGGACCGCAGGTCACGGCGCCTCGGCCTCCGACTCGTCGGGCACGCCGTTCCGTGTGCACGTCCTGCCGCTCTTCGGCGATCTCGATCCGTCGGCGCAGGATGCCGCCCTCGAGCCGAGCCCGCCCGGCACGCGCAAGATCGTGCTCGCGACGAACATCGCGGAGACGAGCCTCACGATCGAAGGCGTGCGCGTCGTCGTCGATTCGGGGCTCGTGCGGCGCACGCTGTTCGACCCGTCGACCGGCATGAGCCGGCTCGAGACGCAGCGCATCTCCCGCGCGTCGGCCGAGCAGCGGCAGGGACGCGCGGGACGGACCGCGCCGGGCGTCTGCTACCGCGCGTGGAGCGAAACGGCGCATCGAAGCCTCGCGCCGGCCACGCCGCCGGAGATTCTCGCCGCGGACCTCGCGCCGCTCGCGCTCGAGCTCGCGAGCTGGGGCGTGACGGATGCGCGCGCGCTGCGCTGGCTCGATCCGCCGCCGGAAGCGATGCTCGCGAGCGCACGCGACCTGCTGCGACGCTTGGGCGCGCTCGATCGAGCCGGCCGCGTGACGGCGCACGGCCGCGCGATGGCGGCCGCCGGCGTGCATCCGCGGCTCGCGCACATGCTCCTCGAGGCCGAAGCGCTCGGCGCCGTGCCCCTCGCCGCCCGGCTCGCGGCGCTTCTGTCCGATCGCGATCTGCTGCGCGGCGCCGAAGCCGCACAGGACGCCGATGTCCGCACGCGTCTCGCTCTGCTCGAGTCGAGATCCCGACAAGGCCCGATCGAACGCGCGCTTCGCTTCGCGCGCGAGCTCGAGCGGCGCTTCGCCGGCGAGCCGCAGCGGCGACTCCGACGAGAGCGCGAGCGGGGACGACGCGCCGGGCCGACCGCGGGCGGCGTCGACGACGCGCTCGCCGGCGTGCTCCTCGCGTTCGCCTATCCCGACCGCATCGGTCGGCGCCGCGCCGGTCCCGGCGCGCGCTATACGCTCGCGAACGGCCGCGGCGCGGCGCTCGCGGAGGGTCAGCCGCTCGCCCGCGAGGAGTATCTCGTGGCCGTGGATCTCGACGATCGCGACCGAGACGCGCGCATTCTGCTTGCCGCGCCGATCGCGAAAGCGGATCTCGAGACGCACTTCGCCGCCGACCTCGAGCACGGCGAGTCCGTCGAGTGGAGCCGGCGGGAGCAAGCCGTGATCGCGCGGCGCACCGTCCGGCTCGGCGCGGTCGTGATCGACGAGAAGCCGCTGCCCGACGTGCCGGCCGAAGCCGCCCGCGCCGCGATGCTCGCGGGTCTATGCGCGCTCGGCCTCGACGCGCTGCCGTGGACGCGCGAGGCACGCGATCTCCAGGCGCGCGTCGAGTTCGCCCGCGCGCTCGGTCTCGACGAGACCGGCTCGTGGCCGCCGATGGACGATGCGTCGCTCGCGCAATCGCTCGACGACTGGCTCGGGCCGTGGCTCGACGGCGTCACGCGCCGCGAGCATCTCGCGCGGCTCCCGCTCGTCGACGCGCTCGCCGCGCGCCTCGGGTGGGAGCGGATGCGCCGCCTCGACGAGCTCGCGCCGAGCCGCCTCCAAGTCCCGAGCGGCGCACGGATCCGGATCGACTACCGCGACGAGAACGCGCCCGTCGTGGCCGTGCGCCTCCAGGAAGTGTTCGGGCTCGAAGAAAGCCCGCGGATCGGCGAAGGGCGCGTGCCGATCACGTTCAAGCTGCTGTCGCCGGCACAGCGTCCCGTGCAGATCACCCGCGATCTTGCGAGCTTTTGGAGCGGCGCCTACGCCGAAGTGCGCAAGGACCTCCGCGGCCGCTACCCGAAGCACCACTGGCCGGAAGATCCGAGGTCGCGGACATGA
- a CDS encoding DUF1428 domain-containing protein: protein MAKYVDGFVLPVPKDRVEEYRKMAQDAGKVWREHGALEFHECVADDVKPGEHTSFPQAVKLEPNETVVFSWIVYESREQRDRVNAKVMEDPRIKSMDLSTMPFDAKRMIYGGFTSIVEM from the coding sequence ATGGCCAAATACGTCGACGGTTTCGTATTGCCGGTCCCGAAGGACCGCGTGGAGGAGTATCGAAAGATGGCCCAGGATGCCGGCAAGGTCTGGCGCGAGCACGGCGCGCTCGAGTTCCACGAGTGCGTCGCCGACGACGTGAAGCCCGGCGAGCACACGTCGTTCCCGCAGGCCGTCAAGCTCGAGCCGAACGAGACCGTGGTGTTCTCGTGGATCGTCTACGAGTCGCGCGAGCAGCGCGATCGAGTGAATGCGAAGGTCATGGAGGACCCGCGCATCAAGAGCATGGACTTGTCGACGATGCCGTTCGACGCGAAGCGCATGATCTACGGCGGGTTCACGTCGATCGTCGAGATGTAG
- a CDS encoding substrate-binding domain-containing protein yields MDDEFLYRLRKRPPPEFAARLKAALDRRAPVHRFSPRTRFVRGIAAAALVGAAAAFAVLMLSMPGLFRANGDGAGTAEPPTVARDKGEGGSTGAVKPQLQSNAGGTVKPAGGGAPSAAKPSAGSGAPAAETPDSDADAEEGSALASAPPGVAVARSRARTGVSISSQAYRYVQETAEGAGVDSAFFIESTADGMEAFCGDVRGVAATPAIVRFGRLSAAELAACATAPLGEIIEIKIGYDALVLGRSHAYAAFPLSVRQVFLALAREVPDDRDQARVTPNRNRSWSDIDPALPYEPIDVVGPAADSVLGESLITLLEAGCRSFPELLALEQSDDVRYERVCRTLRDDSAYDEMSEGFELLQRIETYPNAFGVVSFAFFDGNRDRLDAAPLGGVEPSLEVLADGSYPASRTLYLYVRERALAARADVRQLVDFLVSSDFALTPPAEDERREIRALLSEASSRL; encoded by the coding sequence ATGGACGACGAGTTTTTGTACCGCCTTCGAAAGAGACCGCCGCCTGAATTCGCCGCGAGGCTGAAGGCCGCGCTCGACCGTCGGGCGCCGGTGCATCGGTTTTCGCCGCGAACGCGTTTTGTCCGCGGAATCGCTGCGGCCGCGCTGGTCGGCGCAGCCGCGGCGTTCGCGGTGCTGATGCTTTCGATGCCGGGGCTTTTCCGCGCCAACGGCGACGGCGCGGGGACGGCCGAGCCGCCGACCGTCGCGCGCGACAAGGGTGAGGGCGGCTCGACGGGCGCAGTCAAGCCGCAATTGCAGTCGAATGCGGGGGGAACGGTGAAGCCGGCCGGCGGCGGGGCGCCGAGCGCCGCGAAACCGTCGGCCGGGAGCGGTGCGCCCGCCGCGGAGACACCGGACTCGGATGCCGACGCGGAGGAGGGAAGCGCGCTCGCGTCGGCCCCCCCCGGCGTGGCTGTCGCGCGCTCTCGTGCCCGCACCGGCGTCTCGATCTCTTCGCAAGCTTATCGTTACGTGCAAGAGACGGCCGAGGGCGCGGGCGTCGATTCGGCCTTCTTCATCGAGAGCACCGCGGACGGCATGGAGGCGTTCTGCGGAGACGTGCGCGGCGTCGCGGCCACGCCCGCAATCGTTCGTTTCGGCCGCCTGAGCGCAGCAGAGCTTGCGGCCTGCGCGACCGCGCCGCTCGGCGAGATCATCGAGATCAAGATCGGCTACGACGCGCTCGTGCTCGGCCGAAGCCACGCCTACGCCGCGTTCCCGCTGTCCGTTCGCCAGGTCTTCCTCGCGCTCGCGCGCGAGGTGCCGGACGACCGCGACCAGGCTCGCGTGACGCCGAACCGGAACCGAAGCTGGAGCGATATCGATCCTGCGCTGCCGTACGAGCCGATCGACGTCGTCGGCCCTGCGGCCGACTCGGTGCTCGGCGAAAGCTTGATCACGCTGCTCGAGGCCGGCTGCCGTAGCTTTCCGGAGCTGCTCGCGCTCGAGCAGTCGGACGACGTGCGCTACGAGCGCGTGTGTCGCACGCTTCGCGACGACTCGGCCTACGACGAGATGTCGGAAGGCTTCGAGCTCCTCCAGCGGATCGAGACGTACCCGAACGCTTTCGGCGTCGTGAGCTTCGCGTTCTTCGACGGCAATCGTGACAGGCTCGATGCTGCGCCGCTCGGCGGCGTGGAGCCGTCGCTCGAGGTCCTGGCCGACGGCAGCTATCCCGCTTCGCGCACGCTCTATCTCTACGTCCGCGAGCGCGCGCTCGCGGCGCGCGCCGACGTGCGGCAGCTCGTCGACTTCCTCGTGTCATCCGATTTTGCGTTGACCCCGCCGGCCGAGGACGAGCGCCGGGAGATCCGTGCGCTACTGTCCGAGGCTTCTTCCCGGCTCTAG
- a CDS encoding sigma-70 family RNA polymerase sigma factor — MQWAPAEEVDWDAVYADYLPRIYNYFRFRLGVETDVEDLTARTFEKAWRSRSRYRRDLAAFSTWLFRIAHNVGIDHLRARREHLPIEAADDAAAEGTPEEAAERASDLARLAELAARFSERDRELIALKYGAGLSNRTIAGLTGLSETNVGTILHRLVVTLRAQW; from the coding sequence ATGCAATGGGCGCCGGCCGAGGAAGTGGACTGGGACGCGGTGTACGCGGACTACCTGCCGCGCATCTACAACTACTTCCGATTCCGTCTGGGAGTCGAGACCGACGTCGAGGATCTGACCGCACGCACGTTCGAGAAGGCCTGGCGGTCTCGCAGCCGTTATCGGCGCGATCTGGCCGCCTTCTCCACCTGGCTGTTTCGCATCGCGCACAACGTCGGCATCGATCACCTTCGGGCGCGCCGCGAGCACTTGCCGATCGAGGCGGCCGACGATGCGGCCGCCGAGGGAACGCCGGAGGAGGCGGCGGAGCGCGCGTCCGATCTCGCGCGCCTCGCCGAGCTGGCCGCCCGCTTCTCCGAGCGCGACCGCGAGCTGATCGCGCTCAAGTACGGGGCCGGCCTCAGCAATCGGACGATCGCGGGGCTCACGGGGCTCAGCGAAACGAATGTCGGCACGATTCTGCACCGCCTGGTCGTGACGCTGCGGGCGCAGTGGTAG
- a CDS encoding class I SAM-dependent methyltransferase, translating to MDAKVEAVKKAYQARADEESGKLPSRAGGGPQRDIDELLLPIGPATASFVNLLIKEAEARAILEVGTSYGYSTVWLAEAARETGGRVTGLEIHPRKVDYARAELEKAGLAEHVEFRVGDALETLKTLPGPFDFVLIDLWKDLYTATFDAVYPKLADGALIVADNMLYPESARANADAYRRRVRAAKDMSSVMLPIGSGIEVSRYR from the coding sequence ATGGATGCAAAGGTCGAAGCGGTGAAGAAGGCGTATCAGGCGCGGGCCGACGAGGAAAGCGGGAAGCTGCCGAGCCGCGCGGGGGGCGGGCCGCAGCGCGACATCGACGAGCTCCTGCTGCCGATCGGTCCGGCCACCGCCTCGTTCGTGAACTTGCTGATCAAGGAAGCCGAGGCGCGGGCGATCCTCGAGGTCGGCACGTCCTACGGCTACTCCACTGTCTGGCTCGCCGAGGCCGCCCGCGAGACGGGCGGGCGCGTGACGGGCCTCGAGATCCATCCGCGCAAGGTCGACTACGCTCGCGCCGAGCTCGAGAAGGCCGGGCTCGCGGAGCACGTCGAGTTTCGCGTCGGCGATGCCCTCGAGACGCTGAAGACGCTCCCCGGTCCGTTCGACTTCGTGCTGATCGACCTTTGGAAGGATCTCTACACCGCGACTTTCGACGCGGTTTACCCGAAGCTCGCCGACGGGGCGCTGATCGTCGCCGACAACATGCTCTACCCCGAGAGCGCGCGCGCGAACGCCGACGCCTATCGTCGGCGGGTGCGCGCGGCGAAAGACATGTCGAGCGTGATGCTGCCGATAGGGAGCGGCATCGAGGTCAGCCGCTACCGGTGA
- a CDS encoding secretin N-terminal domain-containing protein, which translates to MNVKTIEAAAAAALILGLHTGAALAQQAPPEEPPATAEAEGGPETIPLIELIEGVAERSGRNFIVDPRVRAEVTLIGQDPADVDYDGLLAILQVHGYAAIATGDYVRIVPDAFVRSQAIPVASGESDARDLEYVSKVIEVRGGPAPQLVPLLRPLMPMQAHLAADVCRNALIAVDTAANIARIEALVAALDTGETYEPPSCEAFSRLPAPGPRGGERGPRRGDAEG; encoded by the coding sequence ATGAATGTGAAGACGATCGAGGCGGCCGCGGCCGCAGCGTTGATCCTGGGTCTGCACACGGGCGCCGCGCTCGCGCAGCAAGCGCCGCCGGAAGAGCCGCCGGCGACGGCCGAGGCGGAAGGCGGCCCGGAAACGATCCCGTTGATCGAGCTCATCGAGGGCGTCGCCGAGCGCAGCGGCCGCAACTTCATCGTCGACCCGCGCGTTCGCGCGGAGGTGACCCTGATCGGGCAGGACCCCGCGGACGTCGACTACGACGGTTTGCTCGCGATCCTGCAAGTGCACGGATACGCGGCGATTGCGACCGGGGACTACGTGCGGATCGTGCCGGACGCCTTTGTCCGCTCGCAGGCCATCCCGGTCGCCTCCGGCGAGTCCGACGCTCGGGACCTCGAGTACGTGAGCAAGGTGATCGAGGTCCGCGGCGGGCCGGCGCCTCAGCTCGTCCCGCTGCTGCGGCCGCTCATGCCGATGCAGGCGCATCTCGCGGCCGACGTTTGCCGCAATGCGCTGATCGCCGTCGACACGGCCGCGAACATCGCGCGCATCGAAGCGCTCGTCGCGGCGCTCGACACGGGCGAGACGTACGAGCCGCCGAGCTGCGAAGCGTTTTCGCGGCTTCCGGCGCCGGGGCCCCGCGGCGGCGAGCGCGGGCCGAGGCGGGGCGACGCCGAGGGGTGA